GCTGATAAATGGAGACGTGCAAAGTGTTAAAAACGAAGAATAGGTATCCAAAAAAACTTATGAGCCAACCTCTGTGTATAACATGCATACACAAAATACAATGTTTGCTTCccaaatattttgatatttatttaacATCAAAAGCACACTTAagcaataaaaagaaaaatgactGAGCTAATACAGACCTGGGGTAAGCACATTGGCTGGTGAATTCACCAGCTCTTTTCCAAGAATTATAGCAGAGGAGACGCTTTCAGCGTATTTGAGCTTCTTTTCTAGTTCAGGTCCAGTTCCAAGACCAAGAATATCTACAGAATTGAGCACCGGTTTCTTTGATTCTGACTTATACCTAGTATCTTCATATGTCCCCAGCACAGCACctacaaaatttaaaacatttaaataagtTAACTCTGACTGCTCACAATACCATTCAGCAGCACATAGAAATTATAAAGCTATCAAACCCTTAAATAGGTACCAGATGCTATCGCTGAGGCAGTATTAAGCTTAGACCCATTTGAGATACTTTCTGGTGAGGCGAGCACTATAGCCACACTATTGGCTTGAGCAGCCTTTGCAGTAGCAGCAATGGTCTCACCAAAATTGCGAAAAGCCAAGGGAGTTGAAGCTGATTGTCCAAGCCCAACCAAACCAACTCTTTTAGAACCAAGGCCTGGAAGTCTAAGAACCATCGATTGACCGGCTTTTCCTGTGAAATCCTCCTCAGAAGAGGCTTCACTTAAAAGACCACCCAAATGGGTATCTAGCTTCTTCAAAAGCGAGTTCTCGAACTTTGTGCTCTCGTCCTTGGCCATATCTTTCTCAGTAACACCTACTGCAAGTATATCTCCTTTCCATTCTACTACATCAATGTCTTTCGCAGCAAAAGATATCTACAAGAAAATTGTCACAAACACATAATACACGTTTAGCATTCCAGAATGAAAAACCATAAATACAGAagcaaaattcaaatatttacagATTTTACTCGCAATATTCCATTAGCAGACAAAATGAACATAAAACGAAGAAATAATACAGATATGACATATAATCCTAGAAAATAAATCAAGTTTGAGATAAACCCTTTACCaatcaaaaatgaaatttaactaACAAAAACAACATAAGAAAAAGGAGATCATCAAAGCTAGCAGATTGATTAAGGACAGGACAGATTGAAAAATGTTAATCTCTCAAGGCAGAAAAACCATCCATTACTAGAAACAATGCACAACTACATAATCAAATCTAGGATTAACTTAAAAAGATGTACCATTCAAAAACAGTCAAAACAACTCAACACATTAAACTAACAGAAAAAAATGGATCAAAGATAAGCATATGCAAATCACACAAGGCAGCATAATCATCAATTCAAATCTGCAATTGGCTGATCAAATCttcaacaaaaataagaaaatcaaaacaacCAAACTCCAAAGAAACAACCTTTGGGGCATCAAGATCAGCAGGTTGAGTAAGGCCAAGATTGGCCCGAGTTAAGGTGTGAGCCATGGACTTCCTGTCTGCTGCCCGACTACGATAACGCAAAGGAGGAGTAACTACAAAAGAGAATCTAAGAAGGGTGTTAGTGTTGGGAGACTTTAACTTTGTCAAAAACAATGAAGAGATTGAAACTGAAGTGGCTAAGGAGACTACTCTTGCGGCCATTTTTGGGTGTGGGGGTCTCTATCTATTTATAATAAACccatcaaaaatataaaattctttTTGTGGGTTAAGATAGTAAAATTGATTGATGATTAGCATTGACATCATCTCTAGCTTTAACCCATAGGAGTGTGTGTATGAGTTTATCGGATAATGCCTGCTCGGGTAATTATCTCCTTTTTTTTGTGGATTTTTGTCATACTAATTATTTCTTATAATTTATACGAGTGTTTACCTCATACAACTGTTATGTCGCCGTTGTGTTACTTTTACCGATAAATTAATAAGCATTTACGATAAAAAAAACCTTTTAATTattgtctatttttttattatttaattgttcatATGACTAACgtactattattttattacatGAATAATATGGCACAACGATAACGTTATATAGTTTTCCAATTAGTACTTATATATTACAAAATAGTGTATTAAATTTGGAAGGGTACTAAAATATgcgaaagttttaaaataaatactgAACTTTTTTTGGTTACAAAATGAATAATAAACTTAGTGAAATATTACAAAATGGATACTTTAAGCCATTTTTTCCTGACGTGGCTTCTTCCTTCATCCAATCAATGGGGAACATGTGGCTTAAAAATActcattttgtaatgttttgttaAGTTTAGTAtccattttacaaaaaaaaaaatcagtatcCATTTTGAAATTTTCATATAATTCAGTAATCTCACAAGTTTAATACCCtacataataattatttttattgaggACAATGCTTAATGTTTAATAAgccttacaattttttttttctttgaacaatctaatattttaaaaaaacaaactttgatgttttataataatataggTTAATTCACATCAATTCACCCccttcaacttggcacaaaaaatCTAATAGGCCCAAGGTCTTGAAAATggatcaaaaaaattcaatagttGTGAAAATCGATCAAATACACCCCCTTGACGCAGAAAAAGAGTGAGATAACAAATTTGACCTAATTATTAAGTGCTAATTTGaagaattgaataaaaattaggcatcgttttaaactttttcattttataatggaGAGTGTGTTTCACTTGCTGGGGGATAGAGCGGAGGGGGGCCGGGGGGGTGGTTTGGTATAGTTGTGTGTTGAATTGATCCGGTTTTATAATCTTGAACTTATTTAATCTTTTGTGTCAAGTTGAGGGAGTGAATTAATTCTTTATTCGTGAATTTACTTTCATTAAGTTTGCATATTCattatttaagaatttaataatcattttatatatatatatatatatatatatatatatatatatatatatataattatatcataattaagttaaaaaaatacagTTCATCAATTGTATTTTCATTCACTACATTTAATGTTTGTCAActtgattaaataattttattagaaaaattaataattaagcaaattattatgagattcttcatatttaatataattcacattttaatccctcctatttgaaaattaaaccaTATGttccctcacttttgttttagTTGACAGTTTAGTCCCTCCGTCTGTTTTTGGTGTGAGCCAACAAAGTCAAAGGACTTGggggtaaattaattttaaatatgaggGAGAAAATTGTTCATAATAACAAAAGTGAAAGATGAAATTGTTGAGAAATACAAAAGTGGAGGAGTATATATTATtgttgacttcgttgactaacacccAAAATGAACGGAAGAATTAAGTTATTGCCAGATATAAAAATAGGGgctatattatttaattagaaaagattaaaatataaattacgaGAAATATGAGATGTGTCATAGCAATTTACtcttaattatttattactGGCTGCTTCTTATTGTTTGAAGGTCATGCGAGTTAAGAGGTTGCCTACACCAACTTATTATTGTTTGAAAACTATTTACTTTCATGCACTAAACCAATgttattgattatttaattaaaaattattattcatatttttcataagattaatacatttttaattaatatattagaaAACTTAAGATCCAGTAACCAATTCAATTGAACTATAAATTATTAACTGGCTAAATATATCCTAAAGTGTTTATActaataacttttattttagtGATCTTTGATAAATAGTTTACATTTAAATAgtcttttaattgtttattttatataattatgatatattttgtCATGAAACGTTGTGGTTTCATATCAATCAAAACGATGACGGTTTTTGTAATTTCATCAAGATAAAGGATAAACAATTCTTCTCTTTCAAATTTAAACCCAGTTATAATAACTAATACTTTTTAGGAGTATtggtaaaataaattctaacgttttatttgttttgcgatttaagcctaatatttaaaaaattatgaaacaaatatcaaTCTTTTCAGTTTTTACAGTTTTTCGGCcattatttgtataaattaataattctaataatttcaGGGAACAAACTTTAAAGTTACATCTTatgtaatattcaataaattaataattctaataatgaataaatttttaatccaccatgtatattaatttttagagggtcgactgtatgtaaaaatttatatttttttaaaagggtagaaatttatgtaaataaaaaatttaaaaaaggaaattaagagaatttaaaatataatttcctCAAGAATAGAGAACCAAATTTAAACTAGTAGGGACTAATTTGAGACTAAAGTATAGTTTATGAACTCAAGTAGCTAGGTGCTAAACATTACGAGGCTATCAATAAATGCTTTCCGACTTGCAGTAGATATCCAGAAAAACACAATCCAACTCCAAATTCCATTGTAGAGAGACAATTATTGTCTTCCAAGCTTAAACCCTGATATACAGCACCCACTtcgaaattagaaaaaaaaatggtagCAACGAATCTGAAATCAGAGACTATGAAGCTGATGGACAAAAGAACCGCCGTCGAAGCTGAAATGAACGCCATCATCGAACAGCTTTGTCTACCCGGCGGTCCCGGTCTTTCCGGCAATCTCGTCGATTCCGAGGTCTTATTTTTCAAGATCCTTCTATTGATGCTCTGTtcagttttaaattatttaattttataatctgAATATATTTTTGGTACATTATTTAGGGATTTCCTCGTCCAGATATTGACATTCCTGCTGTAAGGGCACAACGCAATCGTCTTATTGGTACTCTAtcttatgtatattttttgttttcttggagTAGTATTTATTTCAATTGCTTATGgtgcatttttttaaaaaaaaattgggtttGAAAATTTAGGGTTATAATATTATACTGCTGACTTTGTTTATGGTTTATCTGGAAAATGTGAAATTGTGCAGATATAGATTGTTAGAATGTTTTAGGTCTGCTTGGTTCAAATGAATTCCAcattttttatggaattcaattgaatttctaCAAAATATGTGTTTGGTGTGCTAATGGAATTCCggtttattactatttttaaaatatttaaaacataaatcatataataaataataagaaTTCCATATTTAAAATTCGTGATACCAAGCACAAGAATTCATTTTCAAATGAACTTCAAATTgaattcatttaaaaatgaaatgaattcCACACTAGAATTGAACCCAAACAATAATTTTACTTTGACCGCAAGACTTTGGTTGATTTGGCTGCAGTTTTGACGAGTATAGTGAATCTGTTAAAAGAGATTGTGAAACTATAAAACTAAATGTAGAAGAAAAGTTGGGTGTTGTATCCTTATAGGTCATTTTAGAGATGCAATTTGAGTAGTACTAGCGGACTAGCTAGCTATAATGCAATGAAAGAGCAAATTTCATGTTActaactttaattttatgtttagttttatttataatgCTCTGTTCGCGGATAATGCTAGTTTGTTTGAACTGTAAAATTGTCTGTGGTTGGaccttttttaattgttttatttattatcttgAATTGCAGTGTTAAAAAGCGATCACAAGGAGTTAACTGGTAAAATAGATGGGAATATACAGGTTCTGCATTCAGCTAGGCTTGCTTCTAAATCACCATCTCTGAAAGATGCAGGTACATGCTTAAGCTATAAAAAGGTTACAATGGCagaacttttaaattatttttcgtcTGCTGATGCACCTTCCAGGAGATGTGATTTTGGAGCTGGTATTATCTATAGATGTGAATTGTCACTATGGAGTTCTTGTACCAGTGCAATAGAAATATTCGCCTACTCATACATCTGATGTACTGATCACAATCATAGCCTGTTTACATGTAAATGAAACTTGATAGATGCAGTTCAAAATAAAACTTGATAGAAAGAATGTGCATAATCCATATTGTTTTTTGAATGATAGAAAATGTTGATTTTAGAAATTTGTTATAGCAATCAAACATTCCTTTTTGGTGTCATAATGTCTTAAATGAATTTTCGGGTTGTAAGTTTTGTTTGTTGCCTAGTATAATTCTCTGATTAATGAATGTTTTCTGTAGATACATTCTTTTTGTTACAAGAAATCTTTTACAGGAGAACTATATCAAAATTTTCATCTTGTTTTtgtgaaataataaaattgctttttaaaatatttatttgacaaCACAATGTATGAAATCAGTTGACCAAACATTTTGTTTATTTGCTAATTATATTCTTATGTGACATCTgaacaacaaaaaaaacatattttgttGGAATTGTAAAATCAAttacattaatattttattcttatttgcAAGGTAATGATAGCACATCAGATAATCAAAACACATCAATCACTGCAGCTGCACACAATGTGGTTCTAAGAGACTCTTCCAGTTCCACGGATGCGGATGCCTTTGTCACCATACCTTTTGCGGTGGTTGATGAAATAGCTGATGCATCCCCAGCTGCGGAGGATGGTTTACAACTTGGAGATCAGATTATGAAATTTGGCAGTGTGGAATATCAGGTTGGGAATAATCTTCTGCAAAAGCTTGCTCTTGAGCCTCAGAAAAATCCGGGTCATGCGATACCTGTGGTAGTTTTGAGAGAAGGTGCTCCAATCAACTTAACAGTAACTCCTAGGACATGGCAAGGCAGGGGTCTCCTAGGGTATGTTGGTCTCTTCATTTTTCTGTTCCTTGTTCTTCTTTGTTCATCGGCCCATAAACTATTTTATGATTATTGTCTTCTCTTTTTAAGAGTTACTCCTCAAATTGCTGTCCCATAACCAAAAGTGCTCCAGCAAAGTATATATTTTGATGGATCTCTTGATAGAATTATGGTTGTTTCTTCTCTTTTTGAAAATAGTTTTTTGGCGCTTATAGTTACTCACCACTGCAAATAGGTTCTTTTGACTAGTTACTGATGGCAAAGAAGGTTCTCGCCCTTCTGTGGAATTTTAGAATTGGATTGTCATATATCATCTATACTAACTATAGTTCTCTGTGGGACACTTGCAGTTGCAATTTCCGGATTTTGTAACCGGTTGCGTGGAATTAACTCGATAAGATGGTTTCTAAAGGTTGTGTCGTTGTGATGGCTGCTTTGATAAGGCTTGTTGACTGCAGAAACTGTgcatctttttctttcttcttccttATTTTATGGCACTCAAAGCCAAATGTGGTGGAGCAAGATAATGGTACCAAACTAGGTTCCTTGTAAATTTTTGCAGGGACACGTTTTTGGATCGCTTGAGCTTCTATCAAAAATTTCCAAAACACGGTCCTCTCGATCCGATTAATCTCCTCTGGTGTTTTTTCTTCCCTGTGCTTAACATTTGTAGAAATGTAGATTGATCACGGCCAAATTTATGCTTGGTTGCACTCGGCATGAACCATTTCTTAAACCTGACCCAGATTAATCCATCCATTTACATAATCTTTGTATGTTATTTTATTGAGGAAATGTGTCTCATATACGAGGATAATATAGATTAGCAATCAACTTGGAAAAGATCCATTGACAAGACAGACTTGAAAAAGATAGCTGCTTACCTTGCTAAAAAAGCGATGTACTTTacgaaatttataaatttaaagatatcaccattttaattgaatatgaaatttttaaatttgtataaggataattttaaaagagtatcatacaataattaattaatttcaacattATAATTTAGGAGATGAGAATATAAATGATGTATTTTAGAGGATGGTGGATATTTATTTATCCTACTCAATGATTGATTTTTTCtgacaaaaataaattgatctttaaaaatatatagattttGATAATCTAAAATCCGTCACTTATTCTTCAATTCCACAatgtcaagaaaatattaaatatgctTTTTTGATCACGTCTGTAACAGTTTTGTTATACAAGAAACAATCATGATAAATTGTTTTATCTTATTGATTACATGAAATGATTCAATCTTTAATGAAATTTTCCATTTATTAGGAATAGAATATCATTCTCCATAT
This region of Mercurialis annua linkage group LG1-X, ddMerAnnu1.2, whole genome shotgun sequence genomic DNA includes:
- the LOC126666258 gene encoding uncharacterized protein LOC126666258, producing MVATNLKSETMKLMDKRTAVEAEMNAIIEQLCLPGGPGLSGNLVDSEGFPRPDIDIPAVRAQRNRLIVLKSDHKELTGKIDGNIQVLHSARLASKSPSLKDAGNDSTSDNQNTSITAAAHNVVLRDSSSSTDADAFVTIPFAVVDEIADASPAAEDGLQLGDQIMKFGSVEYQVGNNLLQKLALEPQKNPGHAIPVVVLREGAPINLTVTPRTWQGRGLLGCNFRIL